From Candoia aspera isolate rCanAsp1 chromosome 4, rCanAsp1.hap2, whole genome shotgun sequence, a single genomic window includes:
- the LOC134497375 gene encoding claudin-4-like translates to MVSAAFQIMGMALSVVGWIGAIITCALPMWKVTAFIGTNIVTAQITWEGLWMSCVVQSTGQMQCKVYDSMLALPQDMQTARALMVISVLLALFALMVGIVGAKCTNCVEEEDVKARIIIISGATFVVAGVLCLIPVCWSANTIIREFYSPLVIEAQKRELGSSLYLGWAAAALMILGGALLCCNCPKKESNNYSARYTAAVSQPRSDYPSKNYV, encoded by the coding sequence ATGGTCTCGGCTGCTTTTCAAATCATGGGCATGGCCCTCTCTGTAGTGGGCTGGATCGGGGCAATCATCACGTGCGCCCTGCCTATGTGGAAGGTCACGGCTTTCATCGGCACCAACATTGTGACGGCTCAGATCACCTGGGAGGGGCTGTGGATGAGCTGCGTGGTGCAGAGCACCGGCCAGATGCAATGCAAGGTCTACGACTCCATGCTGGCCCTGCCTCAGGACATGCAAACCGCCCGGGCTCTCATGGTCATCTCCGTGCTTCTGGCCCTGTTCGCCCTGATGGTTGGCATTGTGGGCGCCAAATGCACCAACTGCGTGGAGGAAGAAGATGTCAAGGCACGTATCATCATCATCTCCGGAGCCACCTTTGTGGTAGCGGGAGTCCTTTGCCTCATCCCAGTCTGTTGGTCGGCCAACACTATAATCCGGGAGTTCTACAGCCCACTGGTTATAGAGGCTCAGAAGAGAGAGCTGGGATCCTCCCTCTACCTTGGttgggctgctgctgctttgaTGATCCTCGGAGGAGCACTGCTCTGTTGCAACTGCCCCAAGAAAGAAAGCAACAACTACAGTGCTCGATACACGGCTGCTGTCTCTCAACCCCGCAGCGATTACCCCAGCAAGAACTATGTTTAA